One stretch of Flavobacterium sp. 9 DNA includes these proteins:
- a CDS encoding dihydrodipicolinate synthase family protein, which yields MKNNLFKGIIAYPITPFDKDEKVDIELYKTLLERLIVSGSHAVAPLGSTGVMPYLTDQEKEAIIIATIEQVNGRVPVLVGVSNLTTEKTIYHAKFAEQAGANAVMIIPMSYWKLTDDEIVAHYNAVANQISISIMAYNNPATGGVDMSPALLKRLLEIPNVTMIKESTGDVQRMHYLRRELGDDVAFYNGSNPLALAAFSAGASGWCTAAPNLIPKLNLDLHHAIQNNDLDEAQKVFYKQLNLLKFIVNKGLPRAIKAGLEIQGINGGFLRSPLKPLTESEIVEFKLILEELE from the coding sequence ATGAAAAATAACCTATTTAAAGGCATTATTGCTTATCCTATAACGCCATTTGATAAAGACGAAAAGGTCGATATTGAATTGTATAAAACATTATTAGAAAGATTGATTGTTTCCGGTTCTCATGCTGTTGCGCCGCTTGGAAGTACAGGCGTAATGCCTTATTTAACAGACCAAGAAAAAGAAGCGATAATAATAGCAACAATCGAGCAGGTTAATGGCAGAGTCCCGGTTTTGGTTGGTGTGTCAAATTTAACGACGGAGAAAACAATTTATCATGCAAAATTTGCAGAACAAGCGGGCGCAAATGCCGTAATGATTATCCCGATGAGTTACTGGAAACTGACTGATGACGAAATTGTAGCACATTATAATGCGGTTGCCAATCAAATTTCGATTTCTATAATGGCGTATAATAATCCTGCAACCGGCGGAGTAGATATGTCACCGGCTTTATTGAAACGACTTTTGGAAATTCCGAATGTGACGATGATTAAAGAAAGTACGGGAGATGTACAAAGAATGCATTATTTAAGAAGAGAATTGGGCGATGATGTTGCATTTTATAATGGTTCAAATCCGCTGGCATTGGCTGCATTTTCTGCCGGAGCTTCGGGTTGGTGTACGGCGGCGCCAAATTTAATTCCCAAGCTGAATCTGGATTTACATCACGCAATTCAAAATAATGATCTGGATGAAGCTCAAAAGGTGTTTTATAAACAATTGAATCTTTTAAAGTTTATCGTGAATAAAGGTTTGCCAAGAGCGATTAAAGCGGGTTTGGAAATTCAGGGAATTAACGGAGGTTTTTTGCGAAGTCCGTTAAAACCACTAACAGAATCTGAAATAGTTGAATTTAAATTGATTTTGGAAGAATTGGAATAA
- a CDS encoding RluA family pseudouridine synthase, giving the protein MNNNIENLDLEDELFEHFRFEVPKGQALLRIDKYLMNLIQNATRNKIQNAATEGNIFVNDIPVKSNYKVKPFDVVTVMLSHPPFENHILPEDIPLNIVYEDDALLLINKEPGMVVHPGHGNYKGTLVNALAHHFDNLPMNSSERPGLVHRIDKDTSGLLVVAKTEAAMTHLAKQFEAKTSEREYIALVWGNVAEEEGTIEGNLARHLKDRMQMAVFADPEIGKPAITHYKVLERFGYVTLISCKLETGRTHQIRAHMKHIGHPLFNDERYGGHLILKGTTFTKYKQFIDNCFKALPRQALHAKTLGFVHPVTGEMMRFDTELPQDFQDCIEKWRNYGKSHNMEDDEN; this is encoded by the coding sequence ATGAACAATAATATTGAAAATTTAGATCTGGAAGACGAATTATTCGAACATTTTAGATTTGAAGTCCCTAAAGGTCAAGCGCTTTTGCGTATTGACAAATATTTAATGAATTTGATTCAGAATGCGACGCGTAACAAAATCCAGAACGCTGCAACTGAAGGGAATATTTTTGTAAATGATATTCCTGTAAAATCAAATTATAAGGTTAAACCATTTGATGTGGTGACAGTTATGTTGTCGCATCCTCCGTTTGAAAATCATATTCTTCCAGAAGATATTCCGTTGAATATTGTATATGAAGATGATGCTTTGTTGTTGATTAATAAGGAACCGGGAATGGTTGTACATCCTGGTCACGGAAATTATAAGGGAACTTTGGTAAATGCATTGGCGCATCATTTTGATAATTTGCCAATGAATAGCAGCGAACGCCCAGGTTTGGTTCACCGAATTGATAAGGATACGTCCGGACTTTTGGTGGTTGCCAAAACGGAAGCTGCAATGACACATTTGGCAAAACAATTTGAAGCTAAAACTTCTGAACGTGAGTATATTGCTCTTGTTTGGGGAAATGTTGCTGAAGAAGAAGGAACAATTGAAGGAAATCTTGCAAGACACTTAAAAGATCGCATGCAAATGGCGGTTTTTGCTGATCCTGAAATTGGGAAACCTGCAATTACGCATTATAAAGTTTTGGAACGTTTTGGTTACGTGACTTTGATTTCTTGTAAACTTGAAACGGGAAGAACGCACCAGATTCGTGCGCACATGAAGCATATTGGTCATCCATTGTTTAATGACGAACGTTACGGTGGACATTTAATTTTGAAAGGAACGACGTTTACAAAATACAAACAATTTATAGACAATTGTTTCAAAGCTTTACCACGTCAGGCTTTGCATGCTAAAACACTTGGTTTTGTGCATCCTGTAACAGGCGAAATGATGCGTTTTGATACAGAATTACCTCAGGATTTTCAGGATTGTATCGAGAAATGGCGCAATTATGGGAAATCTCATAATATGGAAGATGATGAGAACTAA
- a CDS encoding PASTA domain-containing protein, with amino-acid sequence MSLRKYLTSRVFFVQVLSAAAIIAVLGYLFMHWLTFTTDHGHEIAVPNLTKLTEEQVEAKLDDLDLDYVLLDSVDYRSEFPKYSVVEQDPLPGTMVKVGRKIYIKINASGFSSVKIPDLIEKTYREAVPTLKALGLEEGTITYIPNLGKDMVLEMRYKGRNLKVGDRVLKASKIDLVLGDGKASYVDESQATDSLAAPTTETPKDEQ; translated from the coding sequence ATGAGTTTACGTAAGTATTTAACTAGCCGAGTATTTTTTGTGCAAGTATTAAGTGCGGCTGCTATAATTGCCGTTTTAGGTTATTTGTTTATGCATTGGTTGACTTTTACAACTGATCATGGTCATGAAATTGCCGTTCCGAATTTAACTAAATTGACTGAGGAACAAGTTGAGGCAAAATTAGACGATTTGGACCTTGATTATGTGCTTTTGGATAGTGTTGATTACCGAAGTGAATTTCCTAAATACAGTGTTGTTGAGCAAGATCCGTTGCCGGGAACAATGGTAAAAGTAGGAAGAAAAATATATATTAAAATTAATGCATCAGGATTTTCATCTGTTAAAATTCCTGATTTAATCGAAAAAACATACCGTGAAGCGGTTCCAACTTTGAAAGCTTTAGGGCTTGAGGAAGGAACAATCACTTATATTCCGAATCTTGGAAAAGATATGGTTTTGGAGATGCGTTATAAAGGTAGAAACTTAAAAGTAGGAGATCGCGTGCTGAAGGCTTCTAAAATCGACTTGGTTTTAGGAGACGGAAAAGCATCTTATGTAGATGAAAGTCAGGCCACAGATAGTTTAGCTGCGCCAACTACGGAAACCCCAAAAGATGAACAATAA
- a CDS encoding D-alanine--D-alanine ligase gives MKNIAIIMGGYSSEYKISLISGNVVHQYLDKTKYNGFRIHIFKEKWVYVDQNDAEFPIDKNDFSVTVNGEKITFDCVFNAIHGTPGEDGLMQAYFELLGIPQSSCDYYQAALTFNKRDLLSVLKPYGIKTAISYYLNKGDVINTAEIVKKVGLPCFVKPNKAGSSFGISKVKTEAELPIAIEVAYKEDNEIIIESFLDGTEVSVGVINYKGEIKVLPITEIVSDNDFFDYEAKYEGKSQEITPARISDELTQKVSETAKRAYEVLKMKGFSRSEFIIVNNEPHMLEMNTIPGLTTESLIPQQAHAAGISLEDLFTNAIELALA, from the coding sequence ATGAAAAACATAGCCATCATCATGGGCGGATATTCAAGTGAATATAAAATTTCTCTTATCTCAGGAAACGTCGTTCACCAATATCTTGACAAAACAAAATACAACGGATTCCGCATTCATATCTTTAAAGAAAAATGGGTTTATGTAGATCAAAATGATGCAGAATTTCCAATTGATAAAAATGATTTTTCTGTGACGGTAAACGGAGAAAAAATCACTTTCGATTGTGTTTTCAATGCCATTCACGGAACTCCTGGAGAAGATGGTTTAATGCAGGCTTATTTCGAATTATTAGGAATTCCGCAATCATCTTGCGATTATTATCAAGCAGCATTGACATTCAACAAACGTGATTTATTATCGGTTTTAAAACCATACGGAATCAAAACGGCAATCTCTTATTACTTAAATAAAGGTGACGTTATCAATACTGCCGAAATCGTTAAAAAAGTAGGTTTGCCATGTTTCGTAAAACCAAACAAAGCAGGATCAAGCTTTGGAATCTCAAAAGTAAAAACAGAAGCAGAATTGCCAATCGCAATTGAAGTTGCATATAAAGAAGATAACGAAATCATCATCGAAAGTTTCCTTGACGGAACCGAAGTTTCTGTTGGAGTAATCAATTACAAAGGCGAAATCAAAGTTTTACCAATCACCGAAATTGTTTCGGACAATGATTTCTTTGACTATGAAGCCAAATACGAAGGAAAATCACAAGAAATTACACCAGCAAGAATTTCAGACGAATTGACTCAAAAAGTGAGTGAAACTGCAAAAAGAGCTTACGAAGTTTTAAAAATGAAAGGTTTCTCAAGAAGCGAATTCATTATCGTGAACAACGAACCGCACATGCTTGAAATGAATACAATTCCGGGATTAACAACCGAAAGTTTGATTCCGCAACAAGCGCACGCAGCCGGAATATCTCTCGAAGATTTATTCACCAACGCGATTGAGTTAGCTTTAGCTTAA
- a CDS encoding DEAD/DEAH box helicase, translated as MNKKHHSNNILSNLGIESLNEMQEVAQDAILNDNNILLLSPTGSGKTLAFLLPVLELLQPEILSVQCLILVPSRELGLQIEQVWKKMGTQYKVNICYGGHSIDTEIKNLSNPPAVLIGTPGRIADHIDRDTFRTDKIQTLILDEFDKSLQLGFHEQMSYIIGKLTKLNKRVLVSATSDIEIPRYTRVVNPTVLDFIPEEEEKANLSMKMVVSPAKDKLESLFNLICSLKSQSAIIFCNHRDAAERISDTLNEKGIYATYYHGGMDQDERERALIQFRNGSMSYLITTDLAARGLDIPEMKHVIHYHLPLKEDEFTHRNGRTARMQASGTAYIIIHESEKKLDYIDYGMEVLKVDNATTLPKPPEYQTIYISGGKKTKLNKIDIVGFFSQKGKLEKGDLGLIEVKDFISFAAVRFNKVKDLLKNIKDEKMKGKKFKIEVARKVVKKEEER; from the coding sequence ATGAATAAAAAACACCATTCCAATAACATACTTTCGAATTTAGGAATTGAGAGCCTAAACGAAATGCAAGAAGTAGCGCAGGATGCTATTTTAAACGATAACAATATTTTACTGCTTTCTCCAACAGGATCAGGAAAAACATTGGCTTTTTTACTGCCTGTTTTAGAATTATTACAACCGGAGATTCTTTCGGTTCAATGTTTAATTTTAGTGCCTTCGCGCGAATTAGGTTTGCAAATTGAGCAGGTTTGGAAAAAAATGGGAACGCAATACAAAGTAAATATTTGCTACGGAGGTCACTCAATTGATACAGAAATCAAGAATTTGAGTAATCCGCCTGCGGTTTTAATTGGAACTCCGGGAAGAATTGCAGATCATATTGACAGAGATACTTTTCGCACAGATAAAATCCAGACTTTGATTCTGGATGAATTTGATAAGTCATTGCAATTGGGTTTTCATGAGCAAATGTCTTACATCATTGGAAAATTAACGAAGCTGAACAAACGCGTTTTGGTTTCGGCGACTTCAGATATTGAGATTCCAAGATATACAAGAGTTGTTAATCCTACGGTTTTGGATTTTATTCCTGAGGAAGAAGAAAAAGCAAATCTTTCGATGAAAATGGTTGTTTCGCCAGCTAAAGATAAATTGGAAAGTTTATTCAATTTGATTTGTTCGTTGAAATCACAATCGGCTATTATTTTTTGTAATCATCGTGATGCTGCAGAAAGAATTAGTGATACATTAAACGAAAAAGGAATTTACGCAACCTATTATCATGGCGGAATGGATCAGGATGAACGTGAGCGTGCTTTGATTCAGTTTAGAAACGGAAGTATGAGTTACTTAATCACAACTGATTTGGCGGCTCGTGGCTTGGATATTCCGGAAATGAAACACGTTATTCATTATCATTTGCCTTTAAAAGAAGACGAATTTACACATCGTAATGGTCGTACAGCTCGTATGCAAGCTTCTGGAACTGCTTATATTATTATCCACGAAAGTGAAAAAAAACTGGATTATATTGACTACGGAATGGAAGTTCTAAAAGTTGATAATGCTACAACTTTACCCAAGCCACCAGAATATCAAACCATTTATATTAGTGGCGGAAAGAAAACAAAACTGAACAAAATTGATATTGTTGGTTTCTTTTCTCAAAAAGGAAAACTGGAGAAAGGTGATTTAGGTTTAATCGAAGTAAAAGATTTTATTTCGTTTGCCGCTGTAAGATTCAATAAAGTAAAAGACTTGCTTAAAAATATCAAAGACGAAAAAATGAAAGGCAAGAAATTCAAAATCGAAGTTGCCAGAAAAGTGGTGAAGAAAGAGGAGGAAAGATAG
- a CDS encoding PLP-dependent aminotransferase family protein, translating into MLRPWKLEIQLNTNSDKAIYLQIADAIIDAIKTGMLNSGNALPGSRQLAELLKVNRNTVIEALDVLITEGWLITMERKGTFVADILPIATKSIKQQQKTNAIKEEPKPLIVFDDGIPDSRIAPMNELARAYRQIFNRKSRWQIMGYSTEFGNLEFRKAIVQMLNFKRGMNITPDEICITRGSQMAMYLTASCLLSKGDYVMIENPGYKPAWETFENSGAKLLPINVDKDGLLIDEIEEYLKKFNNIKAIYVTPHHQFPTTVTLSSKRRLKLIELSNQYGFTIIEDDYDNEFHFGQRPILPISSYSNAKNTVYIGTLSKIVAPALRIGYLVSNSETILKVGKHRKMIDVQGDNIMEEAVLQLINEGEIKRHLKRTTLIYKAKRDYFETICNKYLKDKTTFIKPEGGLAFWIVPNSDINIFEIADKLLLKGIKIMTPEKFSFDEPISGFRLGYASLTEKQIEEGIIEISKYL; encoded by the coding sequence ATGTTAAGACCTTGGAAATTAGAGATTCAATTAAACACCAATTCTGATAAAGCAATTTATCTGCAAATTGCCGATGCTATTATTGACGCTATCAAAACCGGAATGCTCAACAGCGGAAATGCTTTACCGGGAAGTAGACAACTTGCCGAATTATTAAAAGTGAATCGAAATACAGTTATTGAAGCGCTAGATGTTCTCATCACCGAAGGTTGGTTGATCACAATGGAAAGAAAAGGAACTTTTGTAGCCGACATTTTACCAATTGCCACAAAAAGCATAAAACAACAACAAAAAACAAATGCTATTAAGGAAGAACCAAAACCGTTAATTGTTTTTGATGACGGAATTCCTGACAGCCGAATCGCACCAATGAATGAATTAGCAAGAGCTTACAGACAGATTTTTAATCGAAAATCCCGTTGGCAAATTATGGGTTATAGTACTGAATTTGGAAATTTGGAATTCAGAAAAGCTATTGTTCAGATGCTGAATTTTAAAAGAGGAATGAATATTACTCCAGACGAAATTTGCATTACACGCGGAAGTCAAATGGCAATGTATTTGACCGCAAGTTGTTTATTATCGAAAGGCGATTATGTAATGATTGAAAATCCCGGATATAAACCAGCTTGGGAAACTTTTGAAAATTCAGGCGCTAAATTACTTCCTATTAATGTTGATAAAGATGGTTTGTTGATAGATGAAATTGAAGAATATCTGAAGAAATTCAACAATATAAAAGCCATTTATGTAACGCCTCATCATCAATTTCCAACAACGGTTACACTAAGTTCAAAAAGAAGATTAAAGCTTATAGAATTATCAAATCAATATGGTTTTACGATTATTGAAGATGATTATGATAATGAATTTCATTTTGGACAACGGCCAATTTTACCTATTTCGAGTTACAGCAATGCCAAAAACACAGTTTATATCGGAACTTTAAGCAAAATCGTTGCGCCTGCTTTACGAATTGGATATTTGGTCAGTAATTCCGAAACTATTTTGAAAGTTGGAAAACACAGAAAAATGATCGATGTACAAGGCGACAATATTATGGAAGAAGCCGTTTTGCAACTCATAAACGAAGGAGAAATTAAAAGACATCTCAAAAGAACGACGCTAATTTATAAAGCCAAACGAGATTATTTTGAAACAATTTGCAATAAATATCTAAAAGACAAAACCACTTTTATAAAACCAGAAGGCGGTTTGGCTTTTTGGATTGTTCCAAATTCAGACATCAATATTTTTGAAATTGCCGATAAACTTCTCCTAAAAGGAATCAAGATAATGACTCCGGAGAAATTCAGTTTTGATGAACCAATATCAGGATTCAGACTTGGTTATGCTTCTTTGACCGAAAAACAAATCGAAGAAGGAATAATTGAGATTTCGAAATATTTATAA
- a CDS encoding M14 family metallopeptidase, with translation MKLFTLSILLFTVTLFAQNNKKYDTFFEKGNGNQSASYEETIKYYKLLANDFQTIQIKEMGLTDSGEPLHMVVYNPEKEFDFDKIQKNKAVLFINNGIHAGEPDGIDATMQFYRDLAIGKLKAPKNTVLVTIPVYNIGGALNRNSTTRANQDGPEIYGFRGNARNYDLNRDLMKSDTRNTKSFVEIFQKINPDVFIDNHVSNGSDYQYKLTYIMTQHNKLGTVLGDFMNTEMMPALVKDLQQKKIETTPYVDSFKDTPDKGFGQFVDSPRYTTGYTSLFNTIGFVVETHMLKKYAERVKMTYEYTKSTLDFIDANYQKIKELRVKNLEQYQPKKSYTLKWELDSTKATKFTFLGYEAGYKKSEATTGNRLYYDRSKPYKKDVPYIKEFKSQKDVVIPSTYIIPRGYWNIIDLLKNNNISYSQLKNDTIIEVESYKIADYKTVPNAYEGHYLHYNTNINSKIVKIAFAKGDYLVSTNQKGVKYLVEAFEPEGVDSFFNWNFFDPILQQKEHYSEYIFEDTAAKLLKENPTLKAELESKKQSDAEFAKNAAAQLDWIYKHSVYYEKAHLQYPIYRVL, from the coding sequence ATGAAACTTTTTACGCTTTCTATTTTACTTTTCACAGTCACCCTTTTCGCTCAAAACAATAAAAAATACGATACTTTTTTTGAGAAAGGAAACGGAAACCAATCCGCTTCGTATGAAGAAACGATCAAGTATTATAAACTTTTAGCCAATGATTTCCAAACGATTCAAATCAAGGAAATGGGTTTGACAGATTCTGGTGAACCTTTGCATATGGTGGTTTATAATCCTGAAAAGGAATTTGATTTCGACAAAATTCAGAAAAACAAAGCGGTACTTTTTATCAATAACGGAATCCACGCCGGAGAACCTGACGGAATCGATGCTACAATGCAATTCTACAGAGATCTTGCAATTGGTAAATTAAAAGCGCCAAAAAACACCGTTTTAGTAACAATTCCGGTTTATAATATTGGCGGAGCTTTAAATAGAAATTCGACTACGAGAGCTAATCAGGATGGTCCGGAAATTTACGGTTTTAGAGGAAACGCCAGAAACTATGATTTGAATCGTGATTTGATGAAATCGGATACTCGAAATACAAAGAGCTTTGTCGAAATTTTTCAGAAAATAAATCCTGATGTTTTTATTGACAATCACGTAAGTAACGGATCTGATTATCAATACAAACTTACCTATATTATGACACAACATAATAAATTAGGAACTGTTTTGGGTGATTTTATGAATACCGAAATGATGCCGGCTTTGGTTAAAGATTTGCAACAAAAGAAAATCGAAACTACGCCTTATGTAGATTCTTTTAAAGATACGCCAGACAAAGGTTTTGGACAGTTTGTAGACAGTCCAAGATATACAACGGGTTATACTTCGTTGTTTAACACGATTGGTTTTGTGGTTGAAACGCATATGCTAAAAAAGTATGCCGAACGTGTAAAAATGACGTACGAATACACAAAATCAACTTTAGATTTTATTGACGCTAATTACCAGAAAATCAAAGAACTTCGAGTTAAAAATCTGGAGCAATATCAGCCTAAAAAATCATATACTTTAAAATGGGAATTGGACAGTACAAAAGCTACTAAATTTACCTTTTTGGGATATGAAGCCGGATACAAAAAAAGCGAGGCTACAACAGGAAATCGTTTGTATTACGACCGAAGCAAACCGTATAAAAAAGACGTTCCTTATATCAAAGAATTCAAATCGCAAAAAGATGTTGTTATTCCGTCTACTTATATCATTCCGCGTGGTTATTGGAATATTATTGACCTTTTGAAGAATAATAACATCAGCTATTCTCAACTTAAAAATGATACAATTATTGAAGTTGAAAGCTATAAAATTGCTGATTATAAAACAGTTCCAAATGCTTACGAAGGACATTATTTGCATTATAATACCAATATAAATTCTAAAATTGTAAAAATAGCTTTTGCCAAAGGGGATTATCTGGTTTCTACAAATCAAAAAGGAGTAAAATACTTAGTTGAAGCTTTTGAACCTGAAGGCGTTGATTCTTTCTTCAACTGGAATTTCTTCGATCCAATTTTACAGCAAAAAGAACATTATTCGGAATACATTTTTGAAGATACTGCCGCAAAACTCCTAAAAGAAAATCCAACTTTAAAAGCCGAATTAGAATCTAAAAAACAATCTGATGCTGAATTTGCTAAAAATGCTGCAGCACAATTAGATTGGATTTACAAACATTCGGTTTATTATGAAAAAGCGCATTTGCAATATCCTATTTATCGCGTTTTGTAA
- the coaD gene encoding pantetheine-phosphate adenylyltransferase yields MRKAIFPGSFDPITLGHEDIIKRGISLFDEIVIAIGVNAEKKYMFSLEERKRFIEETFKDEPKISVITYEGLTIDLAKKQKANFILRGLRNPADFEFEKAIAHTNRKLSKIETVFLLTAAKTSFISSSIVRDVLRNGGEYEMLVPDAVRVKK; encoded by the coding sequence ATGCGAAAAGCCATATTTCCCGGATCATTTGACCCAATTACTTTAGGTCACGAAGATATTATCAAAAGAGGAATCTCACTTTTTGATGAAATCGTAATTGCAATTGGTGTCAATGCCGAAAAAAAATACATGTTTTCACTCGAAGAAAGAAAACGCTTTATTGAAGAAACCTTCAAAGACGAACCAAAAATTTCGGTTATCACTTACGAAGGTCTAACAATAGATTTAGCAAAAAAACAAAAAGCCAACTTCATTTTAAGAGGTTTACGCAATCCTGCCGATTTCGAATTCGAAAAAGCAATTGCCCATACTAACAGAAAACTTTCGAAAATTGAAACTGTATTTTTATTAACCGCTGCAAAAACATCTTTTATAAGTTCGAGCATCGTTCGTGATGTATTACGAAATGGCGGAGAATATGAAATGTTGGTTCCTGATGCGGTTAGGGTGAAGAAGTAA
- a CDS encoding alkylphosphonate utilization protein, whose product MSIERELNKRSGSKCELCGAEENLKVYQVLPTQKGGLDESIMACSTCIDQIENPDNVDLNHWRCLNDSMWNENVAVQVVAWRMLSRMRAAGWPQELLDMMYLDEDTLAWAQATGEGEEDENKIIHRDSNGVILEHGDSVVLIKDLKVKGSSMVAKQGTAVRNIRLDHENAEYIEGKVDGQQIVIITQYVKKI is encoded by the coding sequence ATGAGCATCGAAAGAGAATTAAACAAACGTAGCGGATCTAAATGCGAACTTTGTGGAGCTGAGGAAAACCTAAAAGTATATCAAGTATTACCAACTCAAAAAGGCGGACTTGACGAAAGTATAATGGCGTGCAGTACTTGTATTGACCAAATCGAAAACCCAGACAATGTCGATTTAAATCACTGGAGATGTCTTAATGACAGTATGTGGAATGAGAATGTAGCTGTACAAGTTGTAGCATGGAGAATGTTGAGCCGTATGCGTGCTGCAGGATGGCCTCAGGAATTACTTGACATGATGTATTTAGACGAAGATACTCTGGCATGGGCACAAGCAACTGGCGAAGGCGAAGAAGACGAAAACAAAATCATTCACCGTGACAGTAACGGAGTAATTTTAGAACACGGAGATTCTGTAGTTTTAATTAAAGATTTAAAAGTAAAAGGTTCCAGTATGGTCGCAAAACAAGGAACTGCTGTGCGTAACATTCGTTTAGACCACGAAAACGCTGAATATATCGAAGGAAAAGTAGACGGTCAGCAAATTGTGATTATCACTCAATATGTCAAAAAGATTTAA
- a CDS encoding cupin domain-containing protein: METKKQFSSKDFHETFARPTFVMPEKLIHKNVEQAGEHNQFSTERKHPVFFVDLPSKNVSMTIGGLLPDQLTNRHRHTYETVIYVIEGHGYTEIEDVKVEWKAGDAVYIPSWAWHRHQNLSSSESAKYIACENAPQLQNLGVALREEEGRDL; this comes from the coding sequence ATGGAAACTAAAAAACAATTTTCATCAAAAGACTTTCATGAAACTTTTGCCCGACCAACTTTTGTAATGCCGGAGAAACTAATTCACAAAAATGTGGAACAAGCCGGAGAACACAATCAATTTTCGACAGAGCGAAAACATCCGGTTTTCTTTGTTGATCTTCCAAGTAAAAATGTGAGTATGACTATTGGCGGTTTATTGCCGGATCAATTGACAAATAGACACCGTCATACTTATGAAACCGTTATTTATGTTATTGAAGGACATGGATATACCGAAATTGAAGATGTAAAAGTAGAGTGGAAGGCAGGAGACGCAGTTTATATTCCGAGTTGGGCTTGGCACAGACATCAGAATTTGAGCAGTTCAGAATCGGCTAAATATATCGCTTGTGAAAATGCACCTCAACTTCAAAATTTGGGCGTTGCATTGCGAGAAGAAGAAGGTAGAGATCTTTAA